A single Ignavibacteriales bacterium DNA region contains:
- a CDS encoding T9SS type A sorting domain-containing protein, whose protein sequence is MKQLLLFLVLVQVSFAQWVNQQLPAQSEVILGLSLFYNGDAAASGWGFGPSGSVSARAFYSTNFGTIWNSASLPDSARSIIDLQKTLDEDILFASGARNLTVKQNSFFDLQEEIKNAESDRDFQKLHDLRLGKSSLSTEQFRGAFFKSTDYGATWNYFGTIPDSITYLKRMAAHFAFVSFYICASMPGGDRLIVSLDTGKTWQFSTPFIPGLTLNDVAVDAGRNVFAAGQISSDTSGPIGVLLVKPFLNPDWRVSQIEGTTTFTTVDCNFDGLAVAGGLTSSTDVPNSVVYYSPGWGAQWKKADFNGNGLVINRIKCFFEPYTAMSIILADTLTSSGFIPLVMKNTPYFGNWVTSHYFLEGNTLRLYEAELLHLQKIFVSGSSTEGGIIFYNNNFQLPVELTSFTPSQSGSTLQLRWSTATETNNHGFEIERSTDNQQFYSIGFAKGAGSTQEPQEYIYTDSPDEPGTYYYRLKQTDFNGTYKYSDVITAAFSENIQEYILEQNYPNPFNPSTRIKFSIPQQNDNAPQLVTLTVYDILGNEIAVLVNEEKAPGSYEVDFTADNTSLSAGVYVYQLRAGAFSHTKTMILLK, encoded by the coding sequence ATGAAACAGCTTCTTTTGTTTTTGGTTCTTGTTCAGGTCTCTTTTGCGCAATGGGTTAACCAGCAGCTTCCAGCTCAAAGTGAAGTAATTCTTGGTCTAAGTCTGTTTTATAATGGTGACGCCGCTGCCTCGGGGTGGGGCTTTGGTCCATCAGGCAGTGTTTCAGCAAGGGCATTCTATTCCACTAATTTTGGCACCATCTGGAACTCTGCATCCCTGCCTGACTCTGCCCGCAGCATCATTGATCTTCAAAAGACACTGGATGAAGATATTCTTTTCGCATCAGGAGCCAGAAATCTTACGGTAAAACAGAATTCTTTTTTCGATCTGCAGGAGGAAATTAAGAATGCAGAATCAGACAGGGATTTTCAGAAACTTCATGATCTGAGATTAGGAAAATCCTCCTTAAGCACGGAGCAATTCAGGGGTGCCTTTTTCAAGAGTACCGATTATGGCGCCACCTGGAACTACTTTGGCACAATACCTGACTCTATTACTTATCTTAAAAGGATGGCTGCTCATTTTGCTTTTGTTTCTTTCTACATTTGTGCTTCAATGCCAGGTGGTGACAGGTTGATTGTTTCATTAGATACCGGAAAAACCTGGCAATTCAGCACACCTTTTATTCCTGGCTTGACTCTGAATGATGTGGCAGTTGATGCGGGTCGTAATGTTTTTGCAGCGGGGCAAATCAGTAGTGACACCTCAGGCCCAATAGGTGTATTGCTTGTTAAACCATTTCTAAATCCCGACTGGAGGGTTTCTCAAATTGAGGGGACAACCACTTTCACTACTGTTGATTGTAATTTTGATGGACTGGCTGTTGCGGGCGGATTAACATCTTCCACTGATGTCCCAAACTCTGTTGTATATTATTCACCGGGTTGGGGGGCACAATGGAAGAAAGCGGATTTCAATGGCAACGGACTTGTTATTAACCGTATTAAATGTTTCTTTGAGCCCTACACAGCAATGTCAATTATCCTTGCTGATACCCTGACCTCCTCCGGCTTTATACCTCTTGTTATGAAAAACACTCCCTACTTTGGCAATTGGGTAACATCTCACTACTTTTTAGAAGGAAATACGCTCCGGCTCTATGAAGCCGAATTATTACATCTCCAAAAAATTTTCGTAAGTGGCTCTTCAACAGAAGGCGGTATCATATTTTACAACAACAATTTTCAGCTTCCGGTTGAACTCACATCATTCACCCCATCACAATCAGGCAGCACGCTGCAGCTCAGGTGGAGCACCGCAACAGAAACCAATAACCACGGATTTGAAATTGAACGAAGCACTGATAACCAGCAGTTTTACAGCATTGGTTTTGCAAAAGGAGCGGGCTCAACTCAGGAGCCGCAGGAGTATATATACACCGATTCCCCTGATGAACCTGGCACTTATTACTATCGCTTAAAGCAGACTGACTTTAACGGAACGTATAAATACAGCGATGTGATTACCGCAGCATTCTCTGAAAACATTCAAGAGTATATACTTGAGCAGAACTATCCAAATCCCTTTAATCCTTCAACCAGGATAAAATTCTCCATACCGCAGCAGAACGATAATGCGCCGCAGTTGGTTACCCTGACCGTATATGATATCCTTGGCAATGAAATTGCAGTACTCGTCAATGAAGAGAAAGCACCCGGCAGCTATGAGGTTGATTTCACTGCTGATAACACATCCCTCAGTGCGGGAGTTTATGTTTACCAGCTGCGAGCCGGAGCTTTTTCTCATACAAAGACGATGATACTGCTGAAGTGA
- a CDS encoding ATP-binding protein — MNKNRYLSKVIDSNLKTKMVFIGGARQVGKTTLAKEIIAPLFGNSEYYNWDFAPDRNRLKKLEFPGEPSLLILDEIHKLRGWKRFLKGIYDTQKDRYRFLVTGSARLNIFRRGGDSLQGRYHYYTLHPFSFSELMNHTPVIEPGQELQFTGNNSADTLNSLLQFGGFPEPFLSQSRRTLRRWHAEKLERLFREDIRETEDIRDFSNLKLLGDMLPQKAGAPLSVNAIREDLEVSHKAVTNWLNILEQFYYHFRIYPFAGSKVRSIKKAPKLYLVDWSEIEDEGARFENLIASHLLKTIDFLRESEGYKTELFYLRGTDGKEVNFLITHDGKPWFAVEAKLTETAPSPQLRYFKERLQTPYTYQVIRKSGVDILRDGIRIISSDKFLGGVG, encoded by the coding sequence ATGAACAAAAACAGATACCTCTCAAAAGTAATTGACTCTAACCTGAAGACCAAGATGGTTTTTATTGGAGGTGCACGCCAGGTGGGTAAAACAACCCTGGCAAAGGAAATTATTGCTCCCCTCTTCGGCAATTCGGAATACTACAACTGGGATTTTGCCCCTGACCGGAATAGATTAAAAAAACTTGAATTCCCCGGTGAACCTTCGCTTCTTATCCTTGATGAAATTCATAAACTCCGCGGCTGGAAGCGGTTCCTGAAAGGTATCTATGATACACAAAAAGACCGTTACCGTTTTCTGGTGACCGGCAGTGCCCGGCTGAATATATTCAGAAGAGGCGGGGACTCACTCCAGGGCAGGTATCACTATTACACTCTCCACCCTTTTTCATTCAGCGAACTGATGAATCACACTCCGGTTATTGAACCAGGGCAGGAACTACAATTCACCGGAAACAATTCCGCCGATACACTCAACTCCCTGCTGCAATTCGGCGGATTCCCAGAGCCATTCCTCAGCCAAAGCAGACGCACGCTCCGCAGATGGCACGCTGAAAAACTGGAACGGCTCTTCAGGGAGGATATACGGGAGACTGAGGATATACGCGATTTTTCAAACCTGAAACTGCTTGGTGATATGCTTCCTCAGAAAGCAGGTGCGCCTCTTTCAGTGAATGCCATACGTGAAGATCTTGAGGTGAGCCATAAAGCTGTAACCAACTGGCTGAATATCCTTGAACAGTTTTATTATCATTTTCGCATTTATCCTTTTGCCGGCTCAAAGGTGCGCTCAATAAAAAAAGCTCCCAAGCTCTATCTGGTTGACTGGTCTGAGATTGAGGATGAAGGAGCCCGTTTTGAAAACCTTATCGCCTCACACCTGCTTAAGACCATAGATTTCCTGAGAGAAAGTGAAGGATATAAAACCGAGCTCTTCTATCTGCGCGGCACAGACGGCAAAGAAGTTAATTTCCTAATAACCCACGACGGCAAGCCCTGGTTCGCCGTCGAAGCAAAACTCACCGAAACTGCTCCCTCGCCACAACTGCGCTATTTTAAAGAACGGCTGCAAACCCCCTATACCTACCAGGTCATCAGAAAGAGCGGCGTTGATATCTTGCGGGACGGCATCCGCATTATTTCATCAGATAAGTTTTTGGGAGGGGTGGGGTAG